The Streptomyces diastaticus subsp. diastaticus genome contains the following window.
GGCCTTCCCGCTCTCCACCGACACGCTCATTCCCACGATCCCCCTTCGGCTCGATTGCTGGTCACCACCGTGCACCCCGCCACTGACAATCGCCCCGACCTGCGACGATGACGGATTGTCAGTGGCGGGCCCTACGTTCGCGGACATGACTCAGCAGGGGGTGCGCTGGGCGGCGGAGCAGGTGCTCGCACTTGCTCCTGACGCCGCGTCGCGCAAAGCGGGAAGCAAACTCGGCACTTCGGGACCGTGGTCCGAGGCCGGATGTTCGAACGAGGGAGCGGTATGGGGCCTGTGCAGGGGCAGCGGCAGCAAGCCCTACCGGACGGTCGTCGACACGACCGGTCCGGCGTACCAGTGCAGCTGCCCGAGCCGGAAGTTCCCGTGCAAGCACGCGCTCGGGCTGCTCCTCCTGTGGAGTGACCCGCAGGGGCCGGTGGCGCCCGGCGGCGGGGAGCGGGCACCCGACTGGGCCCGCACCTGGCTGGCGGGGCGCGCGGAACGCACCGTGAAGAAGAAGGCCGCCACGGTCACGCCCGCCGGCTCCGAGGCGGCGCGCAGGCGCGCCGAGCAGCGCGGCGAGCGGGTCTCGGCGGGCGCCACCGAGCTGGAGCAGCGGCTGGAGGACCTGCTGCGCGGAGGCCTCGCCGCGGCCGAGCAGTCCGGGTACTCCCTCTGGGAGGAGACGGCGGCCCGCATGGTCGACGCGCAGGCGCCAGGACTGGCCGCGCGTGTCCGGGAGCTGGGCGCCATTCCCGGTTCGGGGCCGGGCTGGCCGGTGCGGCTCCTGGAGGAGACCTCCCTGCTGTACCTGCTGGTGCGCGCCCGCGGCCGGCAGGCCGAGCTGCCCGCGGAGCTCTCCTCGGTGGTGGGCGCGCGCCTGGGGCTGCCGGTGCGTGCGGAGGGGCCACCGCTCCGGGACACCTGGCTGGTCCTCGCGCAGTACGACACTGCCGACGCCCGCCTGACCACCCGCCGCGCCTGGCTGCACGGCACCGGCTCCGGCCGCACCGCCCTGGTCCTCTCCTACGGGGCCGCCGGAAGAGCCCCGGAACTGACCCTCCCGGCCGGTCTGGCGGTCGAGGCGGAGCTGACCTGGTTCCCGACCGGCGCCGGGTGGCGGGCCGAGTTGGGCGAGCGGTTCGGTGCGCCGGCCGCGCCGCTGTCACGCCCCACGGGGGTGGACGTGACGGAAGCGCTCGGCCGGTACGGGCGAGCAGTGCGGGAGGACCCGTGGGCGCCGCGCTGCCCGGTCACCCTCGGCCCCGTCATACCGGCGCCGCTGCCCGACGGCCGGGGCTGGCAGCTCGCCGCCCCGGACGGCTCCGCTGCCCTCCCGCTGAGCGCCACCGCCGTCGCGAACCAGGGCCTGTGGCGGCTGCTGGCCCTCTCCGGCGGCGCACCGCTCACCGTCTTCGGCGAGTGCGGACACCGGGGGTTCACGCCGCTGGCCGCCTGGGTGGAGGGGGACGAGGCGGTGGTGTCGCTGAGCTGAGGACGCCGGTCCCGGTAGCCCGGCGTCCCGGTCGGACCGGCTCGCCGCAGCGTGGGCGGTCGGTGCCGGTCCGGTCCCCCGGCCGTGGAGACGGCGGCCGTGAAGGGGAGCGGCCGGTGCAGGCGGACGAGCGGCCGGCGACCGGCGATGCCGTCGGGTCCCCGGTCGGAGGCTCACCGCCGACGGGGCCCCGGTTGCCGAGGGCCACGGGAACCGTTGGCCGGGCGGCCGTCGGCGCGGAGCCCGCCGTCGCGCCGCCCGAGCGGCACGACGGCGGGCGGGCGGGGCCCGGCCCGGGACCGCGCCACCCGTGCGGTGTGAGCCGTACCGCCCGCACAGAAGACACCGGGGCATTCCCACCCGGGTGCCCCGCCCGCACCAACCACGGCCCGTGTCCGAGGCCGGTACGAGCGGAAGTCAGGGACGGAGACAGCACGTGGCGAGGACTGAGGAAAGAGGAGGCACACCGGTGCGGAGCACGGTGAAGACGCGAGACGCGACAGCGCGCGCGACAGCAGGCGCGACAGCAGGCGCGACCCGGGAGACCGGGACCCGCGGGCCGGAAACCGCCGGGCCCCTCGACCCGGTCGGCGCTCCCACCCCTCGCTCCCTCCCCTGGGAGGAGCTGGTGAAGACCGCTCTGCTCGGGACCGATCGCCGGGCGAACCCGCAGACCGCGAGCGCGGGCGGGAGCGCGCCAGGAGCGCTGCTCGCGGCGGCCGCCGTGCGGACGGTACGGCGCCGGGCCGGCCTGCGACCGGCTGCTCCCGCCGCGCCGTTCCCGCCGCCGGCGAGAGCGGACGACCGGCCGCCGCTGCCCCGGGCCGCGCGCAACCGGCTGGCGCAGCTACTGGCCGTCCGGGCGGCCGGGGGCGCGGACCGCAGGGGTACGGCGCCGGATCTCACGGAGTTGTTGCCGCAGTGGCTGGCCACCGCGCTTCAGCAGGGGTACGCCGCACCGCACGAACTGCTCCCCGCCCTGTTGGACGCCGCGCGGGCGCGCACCGATCTGCGGCCGGCCGCACTGGCCTTCGCCGGGCCTCGCGCCCTGTGGCTGGCGCAGCTCAATCCGGCCTGGCGGTTCGCGCTGCGCGGGGCGCCGGGCGGGGCGGCCGGCAGCCCTTCGCCGGACGACGCGGAGGGCGTGGCGCGGCTGTGGGACGAGGGGCTGTTCGCCGAACGCGCCGCACTGCTGGGCGCGTTGCGGGAGCGTGACCCCGCCCGGGCCAGGGAACTCCTCGCCTCGACCTGGCGTACCGAGCGCGCCGAGGACCGCCTGCTCTTCCTGGACTCCCTGCGGGCCGGACTCAGCGAGGCGGACGAGCCCTTCCTCGACGAGGCGTTGGCGGACCGCAGCCGTAACGTCCGCTCGACCGCGGCCGAGTTGCTCTCCTCGCTGCCGGGGTCGGCGCTGGCCGGACGGATGGCGGAGCGGGCCGCCTCCTGCGTCAGCCTCGCCCTGAGCGGCGAACCGCGGATCACGGTGGAGGCCCCGCACGAGTGCGACGCGGGGATGGAGCGCGACGGCGTCACCGCCAAGCCGCCCGCCAATCGGGGGGAACGCTCCTGGTGGTTCGGGCAGTTGCTGGAAGCGGCACCGCTCGCGACCTGGCCCGGGCGACTGGGCGGGCGTACCCCCGAGGAGCTGGTGGCGCTGCCGGTGGACGAGGGGTGGCGGAGTGAGCTCCACGGTGCCTGGTGCCGGGCGGCGGTACGCCAGCAGGACGCGGGCTGGTCACGTGCCTTGCTGGGCGCGCCCGGCTCGCCCGTGGCGGAAGGGCCGGGAGCGGTCTCCCTCGCCGAGCGAGCCAGGCTGCTCGGCGCGTTGCCCACCGGGGAACGCGCGGACTGGGTGGCGGGGTTCATCGCGGCGCACGGGCTCTCCGACTCGTTCCAGCTCCTCGCCACCTGCGCCGCCCCGTGGACCGGACCGCTCGGCGCGGCCGTGGTCGACGCGCTGACGACGGCCCGCCGGGCGGGCGGGTACCCGTGGAGCTACAGCGGCATCATGGGCCTGGCCGAGCGGTGCCTCGACCCGGCGGAGGCCACCCGCCTCGCGGCGCTCACCCGGCCCGAACCGCCTGTGCTCGACCCTCCGGCCAACTCCACCACGGCCTACTGGACCGACGCCTTCGAACGCCTCACCGGCACCTTGCGCCTGCGAGAGGCCATGCACGCCGAACTGACCCGGGCCCCGGTATGAGGTCCGACCGCCGCCGGGCGAGACCTCCGGACCGGAAGAAGCGTGACGCGGCCGCCGCACCGGAAGACCGGGGCCGACCCGGTGGCCGGCCGCGGGAGCGCCCGGTCGAACCGGCTCCGCCCCCTCGCCCCTCCGCCTCGGTGAGCCCTACTTCGCCACGCCGATGTTGGCCCGGACCCACTCGACGATCGCCCCGGTGGTGGCCCCGGGCGTGAAGATCTCCGCCACACCCTTCTCCTTGAGCAGCGGGATGTCCTCCTCGGGAATGATCCCGCCGCCGAAGAGGCGGATGTCGGAGGCGTCACGTTCCGCGAGGAGTTCGACGACCTTGGCGAAGAGCGTGTTGTGGGCACCGGAGAGGACGGAGAGTCCGATGGCGTCCGCGTCCTCCTGGATGGCGGTGTCCACGATCTGCTCGGGCGTCTGGTGCAGCCCCGTGTAGATGACCTCCATGCCCGCGTCACGCAGGGCCCTGGCGATGACCTTGGCCCCGCGGTCATGGCCGTCGAGCCCTGGCTTGGCCACCACCACGCGGATCGGTCCGGCTGCCACACCCATCACTGCCTCCATGTAGCGAGATGTTCGCGCACCCTCACGGGCCGGAATGTGAACGAACGTTATCCCCAGCATCGCCCAACCGGCCGTTTCGGGGTGAGACGGGAGGGGGAAATCACACGCGGGAAGCGTCCGCCGGCTGTCCGACCGGCCCAGGAGCGGCGCGGCGGCCAAGAGCCGCAGCGGCATTCGCGCACCCGCCACACACAACGTCCCGGTCATCGGCATCAGCCATCTCGCGCTCCCGGTCCACCCGGCAGTGGGCGGCCGCGCCGGTGCGGCGAGGGCCCTCGCCGCACCGCGGGGCAGCCGGGCGGCCGGACCGGAGGCCGCGGCCCGCCCGCGCCTTGCCCCAGGCGCGCCGGACAGCCTCACGGACCCCGCCGTCTGAGCCGCGCGCCGCCCGCCGAACGCCCCCACACCGCGCAACGCCTTGGCCATCACCTTGCGGTGGAGTCGCCCCGCCACGCCCGAAACACACCCTTCACCCCGGTTCGCCATCTCGCTCCCGTGTCGAGCGGGACTCGAATCGGCAACGGCCGCAACCATCAGGCGTCCCACCTGGCCCTCGCGCCACCGGACGCATTCGAACAGGAATCGAATCCCCGGCCAAGCCTGCGCCCGCCGTCCCCCGAAAGGCGACCGAATGCCCGTTTCTCAACACCAGGAAACCTGCCGAAGATTGTCGGGTCCGCGAACCGGCGGGTACAGTCGCCGCACTGCTCTGCCTCTGGGGGTGCCCCACGCCAGACCCCCAGCCCTGCTGTCGAGGCGAAAGAGAAGTTGGTGAACGACCGTCACCCGTCGGGGAGCACGCACACCCCCGACCCGGCTCCAGACGCCGACTACACGCAGTACGCCACGTACGACCAGCAGAACGCGCAGTTCGGCTACACCGGGTACGAGAGCTACAGCGCACCTGCCCCGGACACGGGCGCCTATGCGGGCGACCCCACCTACGGTTCCGGGATGAGCGGGCTCTACGGCAACGCGGGTTACGCGACCGGGGCCTACGACACCGGCCAGTACGACGCCACCCAGTGGGCGGACGCCGGACAGGCGGCCACGCTGACCGAGCAGCACACCCGGACGTTCGACCCGTA
Protein-coding sequences here:
- a CDS encoding SWIM zinc finger family protein translates to MTQQGVRWAAEQVLALAPDAASRKAGSKLGTSGPWSEAGCSNEGAVWGLCRGSGSKPYRTVVDTTGPAYQCSCPSRKFPCKHALGLLLLWSDPQGPVAPGGGERAPDWARTWLAGRAERTVKKKAATVTPAGSEAARRRAEQRGERVSAGATELEQRLEDLLRGGLAAAEQSGYSLWEETAARMVDAQAPGLAARVRELGAIPGSGPGWPVRLLEETSLLYLLVRARGRQAELPAELSSVVGARLGLPVRAEGPPLRDTWLVLAQYDTADARLTTRRAWLHGTGSGRTALVLSYGAAGRAPELTLPAGLAVEAELTWFPTGAGWRAELGERFGAPAAPLSRPTGVDVTEALGRYGRAVREDPWAPRCPVTLGPVIPAPLPDGRGWQLAAPDGSAALPLSATAVANQGLWRLLALSGGAPLTVFGECGHRGFTPLAAWVEGDEAVVSLS
- a CDS encoding DUF5691 domain-containing protein, yielding MKTALLGTDRRANPQTASAGGSAPGALLAAAAVRTVRRRAGLRPAAPAAPFPPPARADDRPPLPRAARNRLAQLLAVRAAGGADRRGTAPDLTELLPQWLATALQQGYAAPHELLPALLDAARARTDLRPAALAFAGPRALWLAQLNPAWRFALRGAPGGAAGSPSPDDAEGVARLWDEGLFAERAALLGALRERDPARARELLASTWRTERAEDRLLFLDSLRAGLSEADEPFLDEALADRSRNVRSTAAELLSSLPGSALAGRMAERAASCVSLALSGEPRITVEAPHECDAGMERDGVTAKPPANRGERSWWFGQLLEAAPLATWPGRLGGRTPEELVALPVDEGWRSELHGAWCRAAVRQQDAGWSRALLGAPGSPVAEGPGAVSLAERARLLGALPTGERADWVAGFIAAHGLSDSFQLLATCAAPWTGPLGAAVVDALTTARRAGGYPWSYSGIMGLAERCLDPAEATRLAALTRPEPPVLDPPANSTTAYWTDAFERLTGTLRLREAMHAELTRAPV
- a CDS encoding cobalamin B12-binding domain-containing protein, whose translation is MGVAAGPIRVVVAKPGLDGHDRGAKVIARALRDAGMEVIYTGLHQTPEQIVDTAIQEDADAIGLSVLSGAHNTLFAKVVELLAERDASDIRLFGGGIIPEEDIPLLKEKGVAEIFTPGATTGAIVEWVRANIGVAK